The DNA window GCACTATTTCGACTAGTGGAGCCTGCAGGTGGAAGGATTGTGGTTGATGGAGTAGACATTTGTAAAATTGGTCTTCATGATTTGAGGTCCCGTTTCGGGGTAATACCTCAGGATCCTACTCTTTTCAATGGAACAGTGAGATGCAATTTAGATCCCCTATGTCAGCATACTGACCACGAAATCTGGGAGGTAATGTACTTCGCCACTATTTTTAGCATTAGTTGATATATAGCATAGATTTTTTCTGATtacttatataatttttttttcacttataTCATTTATATCTTCATTGTCAAAGGTTCTTGGGAAATGTCAGCTACACGAGGCAGTTAAGGAAAAAGCGAAAGGGCTTGATTCCTTGGGTAATCTTCTGAACATGTCTGGTTGTTTTATACCAGTGGATTCTTTTTGACCATGGACTCATTTCAGTTGTAGAAGACGGGTCAAACTGGAGCATGGGGCAGCGACAACTGTTCTGTTTGGGGCGTGCTCTTTTGAGGAAAAGCAAGATTTTGGTGCTTGATGAAGCAACAGCATCAATTGACAATGCCACCGACATGATATTGCAAAAAACTATCAGGGAGGAATTTGCTAACTGTACTGTTATTGCAGTTGCCCATAGAATACCCACAGTAATGGATTGTACAATGGTTCTGGCCATTAGTGACGGTAGGATCTATCTGTTTACTTTTGAATACTTGCAAACATATTAGTAGTTCAGAGAATGTCAACCCCAAAATGTTATCCCCATGACTTACTTTTGGTTGCTGTAATACAGGAAAACTAGTGGAGTATGATAAACCTATGAGGCTGATGAAGAATGAAGGTTCGCTCTTTGGGAAGCTTGTTAAGGAGTACTGCTCTCATTATCACTCAGCGAAATCACATTGAAGTAAAGTGCTGATCTGTAACACATTCTGTGGTGCATCAAACTTCACAAACGTTGCCTAATTGCAACCCCAATCAGTCCATTGAGAGAATCACTAAACTCAATGTTGGTCTATCTATGGCATGGATATGTGATCTTTCTCTAAATGTTAGTGCATAACTTGTTGTAGGCTGTTGACATCGGGAAGGTTCAGTATGCAGTGGGCTAAACCAACTGCAGCTTACTAGCCTTAGCGTACcgattttcttgattttgtaaaCAGGTTTTATTTAGGCATGCTAGCAAAGTCTTTTTTTCAGGGTCATAAATGTACAATCCTCCAgtattttgaaatgaaattctTTGCACCTTCCAATCTTCACTTTGGCTGttaaacacacaaaaaatcacCTCTAATCCTACTTTTACAATGCTCTCTAAACACACTCATTTTTCTAATCCTCCATAATACACTATGAAATCTTCAACAGTGAATCAAATTTAACTTTTCTCCTAAACTTGATTAGGATTCAGCTGGTAATTTCAGTTgggaagtcccacattgggaGTTAAGCGCTCTCCAACAAGCAACTCCCAGCCGGGTTTGAGCAGACCTCTGGTTAAATATAATCACTACTTACTAGCTGCTGTTGGATAGTTTGGTAGTGGATATGATCTCATTACAGTTATTTTCATATACTACTATAAAAGAAACCGAAAAAGAGATAGTGACGATTTATACAGAGGAAATGGTGGAGATATCTTAGAGACCAGAGGAATTGAGtgaaattaaacaataaaaCAAGACAGTGAGTTCTTGCAACGTGTATGGTGTTGTAGCAACACATGATACAAAAGTGGTTGTGTTCCCTTCTTATTCTTTTTCCGGGACTTCTTTTGGGAGACGGGGAATGAATAATCAATGATGATACGATTACTTAATCCTAGGAAAAACTGTGTTCGATTTCACCTTCAACTATCTAGGTGACATACTGGAGTGACTGCATGTAGCATTAGATGATGGATGAGTAGCAATGGAGAAAGAACTGTACTGATTGAGTTCCCTCTTCATTGCCTTGTATACTTGATCTAAGCCTTCCTCTATTAACTCCAAAACTGTCTGTGGCATTGGTGGCATATTCATGTCAACTGATCCTTCCAACATCTTCACCACTTCTCCCATGGAAGGCCTGTTTGACACTTCATCCTGAATACACCAGAAGGCGACCATCAGTGCTCTCGTTACCTCTTTTTCCTCTACTGCTCCTCTAAGTCGCCTATCTACAACTTTTACGGGTGTTCCACTAGTCATCTCCtggaaaaaaggagaaagataGTGAAGAGAACATGTACCAGAAAGGAGGGAACACTGTGAATACAATTAGAGGATTGCGTGTGTACCTTGTAAGCCCATCCAGGATAAAAGAAGTCATCTGCATCACAAGTCATATCAAGATTTCTCCGACCACCAATGATCTCTAGAAGAAGCATGCCATAGCTGTAAACATCAGCTTTTACAGTGATAGGTCGATTGCTGACCCACTCGGGAGCTAAATAACCTCTCGTTCCTCGGATCATTGTGACAACATGAGAGTGCTCTCTTCCCATTAACTTAGCTAGTCCAAAATCAGATACTTTAGGGCAGAAATTCTCATCCAGAAGTATGTTTTCTGGCTTGATGTCACAATGTATAATTCTGTTCCTACATTGCTCATGAAAATAGGCTATCCCTTGTGCAGTGCCAACTGCTATGCGAAAACGTGACGCCCAATCCAGTAGTCTATTTCTTGTACTAAATGAATGAAATATCCACTTGTCTAATGAGCCATTTTTCATGTACTCATACACTAGTAGCCTGCCAAAGAGTGAAAATTTTAGTGAAAGTTGTGCTAGTCCTAGACTGTAATGCTACAATTCTACATACTTCCCAATCTATACATCACAAATTACaatgaaaaaaagttaaaacttaCCGTTGCGTTCCCTCAGAACAGTAACCGCATAGACGAACCAAGTTCAGATGATGCATAGAGCCAATGGTTTTGACCTCTGTTATAAATTCCTTCTCCCCATGAGGTGAAACTTTATCAAGTTTCTTTACTGCAATCAATGTTGCATCCTTTAAACTTCCTTTATACACACTTCCAAATCCACCTGTCAAAGCAGCAATGTTACTGATCATATTCGTACCTTATCTGAAAGAGAACAGTTTTCTGTGCTTGTTATTTCTATAGTTGAGAGGTTAGTATCATAGAAGTAATAAAAATTCTATATCTTTACCTGTTCCAAGTAACTCGGAAAAATTGTTAGTCCAACATTGCAGGTCGCGGTAGCTGAAGCTAATTGGAGCTCCAGATAACAGCAAAGAGCCCTCAAGTGCCCTTCTCATAGATCTTCTCCTATGGATATTGATATACAATAAACAACAGAGAAGCAAAATGAGAACAGTCATACTCAGGACTATAGGAAGTACCAAAACCTTATCGTGCCTACTCTTCGACTCATCTGATGAATTCCCAGGTTTTTCAGATACTGAGGCATTGGCCTCAACCTTCACAAATAAGGTCGAAACAGGATCCTCAAATCCACCAAATTCCAAGCTCCCGAGTAACCAACAATAAGCCTTTTCCTCACTAAGTCCATAAACAGAAGCAACACAATCACAGTTTGATAAGCAAGCATCACCACATTTGGACAGTGTCCCTTTATCGCTATAATTTCCTATAACAGATGATTCtgagaaataataatttgttttcTGAACCGTAGAAATTTTGAACTGGGACATCAAGTTTTCATGCTGAGGTCCACATTTCCCTGTCACTGGAGGATTTCCCGAACATGAAACATCATTTCCCTCCGTAGAAGTCCCTGGCAAACATGTGCAAGAAGCATTTGTTTTGCTTCTGTCTAAATTACATATCCCATTGCCACAAACTCCAGAAATATCACATGGATTAGACACAGCTGCCCACTCGGGAACCCATTGCCTTGATCCATTCACATCATTATCCCATCGATACAAACGTAAATTCCCATTGACCTCAAGGGTTAATCGACGTAGAATAGATGGAACATTGGAATTCGTTTGATTTACAGCCGATGATAGTCCTCCATAATCTCCatcatttttatatacataaacTGCTCCATCTGAAGATGAGCCATAAACTATACCAAAGCTTCCTGCTTTATCCAATACTGCAGTAACATCTCCAGTCACATTTGATATGTCAGGTCCTGACCAATAAGAAAAATTGCTGTAAAATTCAGGCGATGAATCGTAGTAGTTGGGGACATTATAGGTCAATGCAAGGCTTAGTGAAGTAGGCTGCTGCAACATTTTTAAAGTGTAGTAACCACCATGGGAAGGTGATTTTGATGATGTTAATTCTAGTGACACTGTTAAGGATTGACCAGGCAAGAGAGTATCAGATGGATGTGAAAAGCTTTGCCATGCAATAGTACTTAGATTGGTGCTGTAGAGAATGAAGTTGCCATTTTCAGACATGACAGCCAACTCAACGCCTGCTTCCGAGGTGTTTGATGCCCACACTGTGGTGTCTCCATCCATCAACAAGAGAT is part of the Solanum stenotomum isolate F172 chromosome 8, ASM1918654v1, whole genome shotgun sequence genome and encodes:
- the LOC125874674 gene encoding G-type lectin S-receptor-like serine/threonine-protein kinase At5g24080 isoform X2, yielding MELLLLASLQQWALMINISWQFGLHKYQETEHLFGLLICNITFWPFCVNPLNRNSPVSKDAILEFGTTGNLLLMDGDTTVWASNTSEAGVELAVMSENGNFILYSTNLSTIAWQSFSHPSDTLLPGQSLTVSLELTSSKSPSHGGYYTLKMLQQPTSLSLALTYNVPNYYDSSPEFYSNFSYWSGPDISNVTGDVTAVLDKAGSFGIVYGSSSDGAVYVYKNDGDYGGLSSAVNQTNSNVPSILRRLTLEVNGNLRLYRWDNDVNGSRQWVPEWAAVSNPCDISGVCGNGICNLDRSKTNASCTCLPGTSTEGNDVSCSGNPPVTGKCGPQHENLMSQFKISTVQKTNYYFSESSVIGNYSDKGTLSKCGDACLSNCDCVASVYGLSEEKAYCWLLGSLEFGGFEDPVSTLFVKVEANASVSEKPGNSSDESKSRHDKVLVLPIVLSMTVLILLLCCLLYINIHRRRSMRRALEGSLLLSGAPISFSYRDLQCWTNNFSELLGTGGFGSVYKGSLKDATLIAVKKLDKVSPHGEKEFITEVKTIGSMHHLNLVRLCGYCSEGTQRLLVYEYMKNGSLDKWIFHSFSTRNRLLDWASRFRIAVGTAQGIAYFHEQCRNRIIHCDIKPENILLDENFCPKVSDFGLAKLMGREHSHVVTMIRGTRGYLAPEWVSNRPITVKADVYSYGMLLLEIIGGRRNLDMTCDADDFFYPGWAYKEMTSGTPVKVVDRRLRGAVEEKEVTRALMVAFWCIQDEVSNRPSMGEVVKMLEGSVDMNMPPMPQTVLELIEEGLDQVYKAMKRELNQYSSFSIATHPSSNATCSHSSMSPR
- the LOC125874674 gene encoding G-type lectin S-receptor-like serine/threonine-protein kinase At5g24080 isoform X1, whose protein sequence is MALCFISSVLALLLLFVAELHVCVVSGSVILGSRLLAKENQAWFSDNGTFAFGFTPAVGSNDQYQLAIWFAQIPGDRTLVWSPNINSPVSKDAILEFGTTGNLLLMDGDTTVWASNTSEAGVELAVMSENGNFILYSTNLSTIAWQSFSHPSDTLLPGQSLTVSLELTSSKSPSHGGYYTLKMLQQPTSLSLALTYNVPNYYDSSPEFYSNFSYWSGPDISNVTGDVTAVLDKAGSFGIVYGSSSDGAVYVYKNDGDYGGLSSAVNQTNSNVPSILRRLTLEVNGNLRLYRWDNDVNGSRQWVPEWAAVSNPCDISGVCGNGICNLDRSKTNASCTCLPGTSTEGNDVSCSGNPPVTGKCGPQHENLMSQFKISTVQKTNYYFSESSVIGNYSDKGTLSKCGDACLSNCDCVASVYGLSEEKAYCWLLGSLEFGGFEDPVSTLFVKVEANASVSEKPGNSSDESKSRHDKVLVLPIVLSMTVLILLLCCLLYINIHRRRSMRRALEGSLLLSGAPISFSYRDLQCWTNNFSELLGTGGFGSVYKGSLKDATLIAVKKLDKVSPHGEKEFITEVKTIGSMHHLNLVRLCGYCSEGTQRLLVYEYMKNGSLDKWIFHSFSTRNRLLDWASRFRIAVGTAQGIAYFHEQCRNRIIHCDIKPENILLDENFCPKVSDFGLAKLMGREHSHVVTMIRGTRGYLAPEWVSNRPITVKADVYSYGMLLLEIIGGRRNLDMTCDADDFFYPGWAYKEMTSGTPVKVVDRRLRGAVEEKEVTRALMVAFWCIQDEVSNRPSMGEVVKMLEGSVDMNMPPMPQTVLELIEEGLDQVYKAMKRELNQYSSFSIATHPSSNATCSHSSMSPR